The genomic region tcttttggtaacactttacaataaagttcattagtcatgaactaaccatgagcaatacatttgttactgtatttactaatctttgttaacgtcaGTTACTGAAAAtgcagttgttcattgtttgttcatgttagttcacagtgcattaattaatgttaacaagagtttaataacatattagtaaatgttgaaattaacattaacaaagataaataataaatgctgtataagtgcagttcattattagtttatgctaactaatgttaactaatgaaccttattataaagtgttaccaatctTTGAAACCACAAACCTTTGTACAGTATGTTAACATAAGAGTGTGATAGAATCACCACTAACCAAACAGAAAGTTACTTCTTATATCAAGAAAAGTCCACCAAAGATGTTCATCCACCTTGAAAATTGCTTCTCATTGCTGAAAGGATGATTTAGACAACTTTACAACTCAAATATggatacatttattaaaaaaaaaaaagagctgcACAATCCAGAACGTCTTGCCCCACAGATTTCCATTGTAAGCACAATACTGTACAAGcaatttttgcttgtttttacaAACTGAGGAACATGTCAAAAATATTGGCTTTGGTAACAGAGCTTACCCATCCCGTTGGATAGAGTTTATGGATGCAAATGTGGATGCAAACATTCTCCcaaacatcttcttttgtgttgcaCCAAAGCAAAAAACACAAGGGTTTCAAACAATGTAAGGGGAAGTAAACTGGGTGAATTATACTATAGAGATGTTCCTACATTGAGAGCGGTGTATAAACATCTTGATACCTGCGACCAAAAGACCAGATGTGTGAATAATTactgtaaagaaaatgcttataaatacAATTGTGTCAAGCTGCTGTCTTCTGCAACCTGAAGATCTGTGCTATCCCATTAGAGGCTGTTATAAACAATCATCGTCTTAATATCAGAATATTCCACAGAGCAAGAAACTTCTTCTGTACGAAAGAAAGTTCACGTCTAGACATGAAGAGCAGTGACGACATTAATTAACAGGAAATATTCTCACTCCCTAGGTTCGCATGAACTCTCCAACCAAACTTAATTTGGGTTGAAGATGATTAATAATTTGATCATATTCTCAGGTCTACCAGCAGTAATTTTCTATCAGACTTAAATGTCAGATGGAAGCCTGGGTCAAACGCGGTGCCATATGGTTCTCCACAGAGGTGTGAGCTGATGCATAAATGAGAAGCATTTAAAGGACACGTTTTTGAAACGATTTTCCACATAACCAGGCCtacaaacaatgaaaaaattatGTAGAACATATTTGCAAGCACAcatttttgaaatgagctcaaACCACGTGCCAGAGTGTATTCACTACAGTCAGCATAGCTCAAATGGTTTAAAACAACACTTAAATTAGCTTATAAATATTCAATAGCCTGATATTTTGCAGGTGCAGTAACCTTGAGCAGAGGAAACCGATGGACCCTTCCCATCAACATCAGTTTCATTGGTGCATTATTCTATACCTAGCAGTTGGTAGATTCACTCCAAAAGAGTTGAAAGTGAATTAAACAAAATAGCAGCATTCATCAAAATCATCAGTCTTCAAAAATAATTAGATTTATAAACAATGACTTGTGAAAATATAtcaattataaaaatgatttacgttattaaacattaaatacaataaatggTTAGAAAATAATACGCATTATtagtataaataataatataagtaaTAATTTGGTATATTCTTCAGCGGTTTTAATGTTGAATTCTTTTAgggagaggggaaaaaaagtagTAAATAACCCAAACACTCTCATTCCGAGAATGGATTAATCGATGAACACATAACGAGTTCATTCTTAAAGGTTCCGAGCGCTTCCGCAGTCATTACACCTCATGAAGAAAGATGCGTAAAAACGCACGGCTCCGCGCTTCAGCTGCCCTGCCGTTTCTCGGTTGACTGCCACCATCGTGTGGAGAGGGGATGAAATAACTTAACTGCTCATTGAcacttcaaaaaacaaaatcagaCAAGAAACAAGATCATTTAAAAAGAGACGGAATGAAACATATCCATATTCAGGCGCGTAACAGTGTGCGCAAACGCGCAATGGCGGTGCAAATGGTGATTTCTCATCACTAGTGGATTTCTGATACATGCATCTTCATTTCATCTCTGACGAATGCTTTGACATCTTTGGATTGATAAGGATCCTTAagcataaatgagtaaatatatGAACGGCGCTCCGATGTATTTTGGGCACTTGGAGTTTGGCACAGAAGTATTTGCGCTGCCTGAGTGAGAACAATCGATCTCTGCGAGTTTACGGGTTGCAAAACGCACTTACATGTgtccatatattaaataaaacgcTATACCAAAATACAAAGCTTTCCAATAAGACTGATATGAAAGAGGCATAAGCACTTTTACGCACGGGAGTTCACGCTCACCTGACTGCGAGGTGCACAGGGGGACAATCACAGCAGTGAGGATGaggacgatgatgatgatgtcagATCGCATTTTGATCATAAGAAGAGGCTGCATATCCATTTCTTCACATGTCCACTCCAATGTCCCGTTGGCGAGCTGTCAAATGTCTTTCAGCCTGTGCGTCTTTGCGCAGCTGTTCACATAGAGCGCATGGTCTGGAGTTGcgccttgttttgtttttgtttttttttttctctggaaGTAAAACTGGATCAGTTCATTAAATGATCAGAGGTGTGAGTTATTCCTTGTCTGAATGTGACTGCGTTGGGACTGTCATCACTCTACGCTGAATTCCGGACCGAGTTACGGTCTCCGTGCTCGGGCGCGCGCCTTGAGCGCTTGAACACCGCCCTCCAGAGCACTGATTGGACAGAAGTGTGAATTAATTAAAGTGAAGCACGCCCCTCAAACACAAATCTGTTATTGTGTGTGGATTGTAGTTCTTACCTCAGTATTCGAAGTCAAGGTTCGAATGGAATGACCACTTTCACATCATCAAGACTCTTAATCGCAACAATGTACAATAAGTTCAAATATTCGAAatcaatttattttgttttgcatgTCTCAGTGCTTTTTAAGACTTGGTACCATGGTAATACAATGTTTCTTGGCCATGTACAACGACAACAACCTGGTATTACATGAAGTTTATTATCATGGATAGTATCATTCAGTACGTGATATTAGCACGATTATTTATTAACAGTACAGTACTTTGTTTGTAAGGGTTAGGGTTTATCTTTTTGCCATTTTAGCTTTTGAAGATTTGTGTTTTTATGACACACACGTGACGTGTCTCTCACTGTGCCTTCATACACATCCACAAGCTAAAAATATACATAAcaattttttaaacaacagcGCCATCTGGTGCAAAGATGAAGAAACACAACGGCTGTGTACACGAAGCTTTGTTTGCAACAGCATACTACTCATACTAATTCTGATGTAAGGGGGAATTCTGGATAGCAATATACTTAAAATCACCCcatatagtatagtttttgtatGCATTGAATACCCAGGCAATCCATTTGCAAAAATGTGCTACAGGGAATACAATACTGCAACGTGATTGCAATTGACTTTCAGATTTCCAGTGTGATTAATTAACTGGACataagaggtttttttttttttttttttttttttttaacatctcactattttttacacaaaaatggacaaaaaaaaggCAGTATGTGAGTtagggatgcatgatatattggccaccatatcggtatgGGTTGATATATCTTCATATTTAAAGTTATGGGCCCAATAAGAAAATTaggccgatatattaaagcctATAAATAacggattatttccttcagctgagacacttcagatgtgcaCAGTCCACCATTATGATTTTGAATTGcttaaaaatatgattgttaTTTTTCTAGGAaaattgtgtgcttgggacatggcttttaatgggaagacttttgtttttgtaatcaggctctcaaaaattatataaaaatttggatttagatttattggccaatatatcggttatcggctttcaaacgTAATGAATTATCAGTTTTCGGTATTGGCCAAAATGTTcatatcagtgcatccctaatgTGAGTATTCTTCTTCAAACATAGTCCTAGTGAGCTGCCGACCAAGATCATTTTTTGGCGCATAATAGGCAAATTTGCATTATATAATGCCCAAGAATGTGTTCGGGTAGGAAGCTCACTTCGTTTTGAGCCAATGTTAACAGACTCATACACAGACAAAGCTCCAAGCAACATATTTTCCAATCACAGCCCTAGTAAGCCGACcacctagacagcatttttgaGCAATAAAGGTAAACTCACATTTTATAATGCCTGAAAATGCCATCTAGGTAGACAGCTAACTAGATTTTGGGGCAAAGCCAATGATAACATGCACAAAGCACTTATGAGATCAAATTATAAAAGCAAACTGTAGAAGTTTACACACAAATTACTTCAATTCTTTCCTTAGTGGTAGAATTCCTCTTTAATATACTTTACAAATGGATATACACCTCtgaagagaaaaacaaaagacaaattaaataaagtaaatcCTCACTAAGTGAACAGGCTTTATGGCTGAGCAGTTCAGTAGCCCAGTGCATGCTACCAAATCAGACATGTATTAAAATcccagtctctctctctcaaacacacactctcactttcacacaaacacagtacTAGCATACAGGTATTCTCGTGTACATGCACACATCGGTAAAGCTGAACGTGTATACACTGACAAAAATGCATACGAGAGCAAGGCTGAATCTCACCAACACATCCAGAACATGCCCGGGTCATTTTTCACCACAAAATCAAAAGCAATAAGAAgtaatattttgcattttttatatttgatgacaattatgcataattttctCCATTAAATTGCCCCAatggaaaaaaatgaagaaaaacatACATCATTCATCGTAAATAATCGTATGCAAAATAGAATTTCTTGTTTTTCCCCTTTGATTTTAAGTGTAAAATGTGAGCTGGACATTCGTGAGATTCACCCACAAACATCTCACAGATTTGAACTGAGGCACCCGCAGATATTCGGATATTTTCACGCGTGATACGGAGTGGTCTGATAACTGCCGTGATTTTACACGAGGGGAGGTGCCGAGTTACAAGAAATGGCTTTACAGAATCCGCTCGGAAATCCACCGACGTATTCCGCGGGACATCAGTGCTATATGTTTTTGCGCATTTCCTCATTGGTGGACTCCTCCCCCAGAGAGAATGAACCAATGGAACTTTGGGATTTTTCTATGACATCACTTATGAGCAAATTAATCTCAGTGTTTGTAAGGTTGTCAAGTTTTGAGAAGCAGGCTGCAGAAGTTTGGCTTACGTATGTCCAGTTATATGTGGCAAAAACACAGAGGCACTAGCATAGGAGGTGACATCAGAGAGGTTACACGTCCTCGTTTTCATGATCACCATCTTTGtacttcttttttcttttctttttttgtgggGGGGGGGGAGTAAAAGCAAACTTGATTGAGAAGAACCAGCGAGAGTGTCcgcttcaaaataaaaaaatcccacAGAAATGGACAGTAAGGCCCACGTCCCCCCCTCCCAAATCTTGATCAGGGACTGGCGGATTCATTCTTTACACGTTTTAACTTTCTTCTTTCCCCAAGTATGTTTTAATAGTTTGAGATTTTGTCTCTGTTGCAGTCTGGATCGACGTACATCTGCAAAGTCACATGCATGTGAGAGTGGCTCGCGTGGCAAACCGAGACATCATCTTGCATAGTTTTTGATGAAGTCCTGAACTTTGTTCCTGAAATCCTCCTAAAACAGGAAGCATTAAGGAAATTGAAAATTCTCTACACATAGGCTTGGGTGAGTATTTATGATATATTCAAGACTATTTTGTTGGCAATATATATGCAATATCATCATGTTTTCTTTATCCAGTATGTTTCCAAAAGACTGTGCAGGTAGATTTGTTTGTAAAGGTGTTTAAATGCGTGATGTGTGCTGGTATTCTACCTTGTCCCGTAAATGATGCTCTGCTGCATCTATATTCAGTGGGTCATCAAAGTTAAGAAGATCCTGTGAGAGAAACGACACATCTGTTGGTTTCTCACTCAAAATGGAAAACTGATTATCCAAGATCTTTCCTGAAGATAGCATGTGTACTTACAGTGAAGAGTGAATTCAGTCCCCATACTACATCCTGAAGACATAAAGATGGgtggataaaaaaaatacagattagGCAATACAGAAACTGGTCATACTGACTtcagcacacacacaacaaaataaataaaataaccaaCCAAATGATATtagatatttaaatatacagtcATACTTTAATatgtacattatttattatCGTGATTTGCATTTTCTAGAGAAAACACCAATGATTGAAAGGCAGCAAAAGTATAAAATGAAAGTTAAAATCTGTAAACCCAAatatttgaaagaaagaaaagaaaaggaaacaaaagaaaaggaaacaaaagaaagaaatgatgaGAGGAAGGAGGagagaaggaaagaaagaacagaaagaaaaaaagaggcaGGAAGGAATGCGGGAGCgagggaaagaaagaaagaaagaaagaaagaaaggaggGAGGGAAAGAAGGAGGGagggaagaaagaaagaaaggatgaAAGGAAGGAGggagaaggaaggaaggaaggaaggaaggaaggaaggaaggaaggaagaaagaaagaacaaagaaaaaacGAGGCAGAAAGGAATGCGGGAGCgagggaaagaaagaaagaaagaaagaaagaaagaaagaaagaaagaaagaaaggaaggaaggaaggaaggaaggaaggagggagggagggagggagggaggaaagaaagaaagaaagaaagaaagaaaggatgaAAGGAAGGAGGGAGAGacggaaggaaggaaggagggagggagggaggaaggaaagaaagaacagaaagaaaaaaagaggcaGGAAGGAATGCGGGAGCgagggaaagaaagaaaaagaaagaaagaaagaaagaaagaaagaaagaaagaaagaaagaaagaaagaaagaaagaaagaaagaaaggagggagggagggagggagggaggaaagaaagaaagaaagaaagaaagaaagaaagaaagaaagaaagaaagaaagaaagaacagaaagaaaaaagaggCAGGAAGGAATGCGGGAGCgagggaaagaaagaaagaaagaaagaaagaaagaaagaaagaaagaaagaaagaaaggagggagggagggaaagAAGGAGGGagggaagaaagaaagaaagaacgaaagaaagaaagaaagaaagaaagaaagaaagaaagaaagaaagaaagaacgaaAGGATGAAAGAAAGGAGGGAGAGAAGGAAGATGGGAGGGagggaagaaagaaagaaagaaagaaagaaagaaagaaagaaagaaagaaagaaagaaagaaagaaaggaggGAGAGAAGGAAGATGGGagggaagaaagaaagaaagaaagaaagaaagaaagaaagaaagaaagaaagaaagaaagaaagaaagaaaggaggGAGAGAAGGAAGATGGGAGGGAAGGagggaagaaagaaagaaagaaagaaagaaagaaagaaagaaagaaagaaaggaggGAGAGAAGGAAGATGGGAGggaagaaagacagaaagaaagaaagaaagaaagaaagaaagaaagaaagaaagaaagaaagaaagaaagaaaggagggagggagagaaGGAAGATGGGAGGGAAGGagggaagaaagaaagaaagaaagaaagaaagaaagaaagaaagaaaggaggGAGAGAAGGAAGATGGGAGGGAAGGAGGGAAGGagggaagaaagaaagaaagaaagaaagaaagaaagaaagaaagaaagaaagaaagaaagaaagaaagaaagaaagaaagaagcatTTCAATGCAGTTCCGCTGGGTAATCACTTTAATGAATTTCCCAAGATGCATTAAAACAGAAGTACCTTTAGTGTGCGAGTCGGAGCCCATCCAGTGCCGTCAATAGAATGCTCTCGCAATAAACTGAAGATTCCAACATGAATACAGTATCAGAACATACAAATAATCAAAACAGCGTGGAGTCTGacacattaaaggtcccgttcttcgtgatcccatgtttcaaactttagttagtgtgtaatgttgttgttagagtataaataaaatctgtaaaattttaaagctcaaagttcaatgccaagcgagatattttatttaacagaagtcgcctacatcgaacggccagtttggactacatccctctacttccttctttaatgacgtcactaaaacagttttttgactaacctccgcccacaggaatacacaagagttgcgtttgtagagtgtgtttgtcgccatgtcgtcgaaacgctgttattttcatcccgcagtccaatcaccgggtctgattccggctcaaattgatagggtaaaattaaagacatgtttacactaacactgagcgcatgcatctccacgttatggtaagaggcgtgacttttccgggcaagatgcgctaaactgctgtcgaatcacaacacaggaaccgctggcacaatcagaactcgttacgtatttctgaaggagggacttcatagaacaaggaagtcatcagcccgtttttatgacagtggaaacagcggtatacagataagtaaattatgtgaaaaatactgtgttttttttacacgcgaaacatgaacacgttatattgcacactataaacacaatcaaagcttcaaaaaaacacgaacaacgggacctttaagacatatgaataaataatgaatacagACATATATATACCTCAGGCAGATCTCACCGGTTTCTGCAATGTTTGGGTGCCATATTCTAGTCGAGCACTTGACTTTAGGAGGCTGTGGAGAGCAGAACATGGTTTGTTACATTACAGCCCTGCCTGAGTGcatgtttgagtttgtgtttgtgtttggtttACAGGAATAAATCTCTCAAATAAGGAAAAAAATCTGTCTTCAAGttcatgtcattcaaaacccAAATAATCTAGTGGAACAGAACAGAAGATATTTTGCAGAATGTTCAAGCTCCTGTTTCCACAGGATCCACAAACGTAATAATTTCATGATTTTGCTCAAAACTCGGGCTGTGGGTACACGTCTGGATCTCTGCACAGCCTTTCCGGGGCTGTTCCAGGTGCTCTAAGGATGGGTTGTGTTatatgtgtgcatttgtgtgtgtacacTCAGGCGGATATTTTATTGAATTCAGACACTGCAGAACATCAGTAATGCCCACAAACATCTATTTAACAGCCTCGCGTACAAATGGACTAATAAAATCATCATTGCAGTGCGAGTGAGTAAGTGTAGCATTACCTCATTACTTCATGATATGTCACAGGCACTTACCACCATATTATAGGCTTCAGGAACTTCAATCTCAAACTGAAACTTTCCACCAAGGTAATAGCCTTCATCTGATGAGATGTTTTTCAGAAATGTAAGGTTATATTTTCACTTGCACAATACAAAACATTTGACAGATAATAGCAATGTTAAAAAAGACGAGCAAAGGcctattaaaaaaacaatgcgAATCACATCTGAAAATTTGCAAAtgatatttgtttgtttgctctACTGGACCCATAAGATAATAGAAAAcagaatatgttttattttaaatacttgtGATCTGTGAGAAAAGGCCTAAATATTGGGTATGGATAGGTCAGCTGAAGTCTTTTACATCTGCATTTAATAGGTGTTAATTTaacctttttaaaagatgtcaGAATTACCTGGAGAAATGGTCAACTGGAAGTGATGGAGTTTGTTTTCATCAGGAAATGTAACTTTACAGGTACCTGCAGAAAGAATGATATTTAGActaatagtatatatatatatatatatatatatatatatatatatatataaacataaaattaatcATAAAATGTTCTCAGAGATGTATGAAAGAAAAAGCATTAGGGATGGAATtaaaaatctgacaaaaatCATGTCATGGCCAATAACTATTAAATAGTGCTATTCAAATTCTATaatattttgtcaaaataaattaaaattaaatcaccaaaactttaaaatcaatCATTTGAAATGCTCATTtaggcataacattataatgtagtgtaaaaattagggctgggcgataaaaCGATAACGATATATATCGCGATAGACACGTGATCGATATCAATAAAAGATATGTTCGATAAAACGTTcgatattttttattcttcgtCGGAAGAAAACAGAGGTTGCGAAgcaagtttggttgcattaacAAAGGCATTCGCTCTCTGGAAACATAGCAATGTAAGGAGTGACACGCTAGACAGATAAATTTACAAACTATTACGCTATGTAAATACTGATTTACATTTGTTGGCAAACTTGGCATATGCGCCGATtaatgtttctgccggtgggtgcccacATATAATGTTGCGCTTATGGCAACATTAAATCCTggagagaagacaattctagaTTCACGGCTGCACATGCAGGAGGACaaaagtttgagcgcgcagatgtgatatctgagcgagagcgtGCGCGCGTGTCCAGTTTTGGGCAAGGAAATCCGCCTGTGAGTGGAGAGATTGCTCGCGCATCTGATGCGCTCTcgacatttttttaatataataacgCCATAGAACCcgcattaaatgaaatattaacttGAGAAGAAAGTTGTGTCTGAATTTCGCAATTTTGTATTGGTTAAAACAAATGCAGAATATCTCGTTTTTCCGTaggtgctcgaccatttccgtgtGTGGCGCTTGATCGCCGCCGTTCGTTGGAAATATTTAACATCAGGATGGATGATTACATGCTTTAAATCATCGATTTGGGCAGCTTTGAGCAGCTCTTGAGGTTCTTATCCAGCATGGAAGATGAAATCCTTGCTGGTGTAGTTGTGTTTACTGACTTTGATGAGGCCTGCTCTTTGCGCTGTCCTCTCAGTTGTCATCAGCGGGAAAACCTCTCTCTGTGATTGCGCTGGTTGGTTATTTTCACAGCTAGAATATGACAGCTgcacaaatttattttttaatgctcacagttattattatatttctcaatGTGGTATTGTAATTTCAGGGATGAAAAAAATTACAGACATAAATGAAATGCGGGACACTACTTAAGTCTTGCGGGACAAAGCTCCTAATTTCGGGACTGTCCCGCGGTCACCCTACTTTAgatttatgtttacattttaattatttgagtTTTCCATGGTTGTTGACATTTCTGTCTTAATAACAGGGGATTATGATCAGAGGAAGgttgtttaaatgtaatatatttttctcctggtccttattttaaatgggtcataaaaaatatcaataattattgATATCGACCGATATGAAACACTGATATCGTGATACAGTTTTcagccatatcgcccagccctagtaaaaatgtatatttatttatttaaagattatttaaaggttacatttaacagttattaaattattaatgcttttaaaaattaactttaaatgagCATTAGATGAAggcaaaagaaaaattaaattaaaggaaATTTTACATGATTTTACATGAATTTtttgaagagactcgatcactttatatgatgaataggtttaatttaggcttttatttatataaactttCATCAACTCACATCAGTTGTGATAAACTTGATGaatgagaaccaatgaggttcattctcgtgttacgcatcacatttgagcgtcttcaagaaccaataataataataataataataataataataaatgtataatcaataataatcaatgtttatatgtgattaaaagcctaaattcaatctgttcatcatataaagtgatcgagtctcttcagaaaatttggactaaaccgctcaattcatatggatgagttttacaatctctttatgaagtttttgaagcatcgaagtGTCAGTTGTGtcgctgtcaatggagggacagaaatctctcatatttcatcaaaaagatcttcatttgtgttctgaagatgaatcaaagtcttactggtttggaacgacatgagggtgagtaaaagatgacagaattttcatttttgggtgaactatcctttttaagactttttaatggcCTTAAAATCAGgagatattaatattaaaagacttttaagacattttaatgcCCCACAGGATCCctgtatatttaaaatagttattAGATGTtatcaattatttaaataaataaagagcaATAACTAATATGGTACCAAAATCCCCAAAGAGCATAAAATGTCCTGGATAGGATATACTCACTTGGCAGGTTGGCCTCAAGTTCTGCAACCTCTGCAAACACAAATCAAAGCACAAGTGTTCAATACTGATGGGTAACAAAGACATACTTATGAAACCAGTACATAAACAGATGTTTTACACttttataattttctttgtAACTGGAATCCTTCCCtgaatttgtttattattgGAATTATTGTCTATGAAGCACTGATACAAGATACGCATGAAAGAAAAAGCATATATATGGCCTATATATGGACACCAGCTATATATGGCCACCTGCATTCTCATAATACCATCTCTAAATGTTGTTGGGGTGGGTCCAATGGCCTCACTGAATCAAAAAATAGCCTGAGCATTTGACTGCAGTTGGGAACTGATTTTCAAGCTGCTGGTAATGGCATACAGACTCCTCCTCTCAGTTTGTTATAAATAGAGTTTACAGTGCTTTCCTGATCTGGCCTGCATCACATCACCGTACTGACAACACAACCGCCTGCAGACagtcacaacacaacacaacaacaCTCATCATGCTCTCTGGATTCAGACCCGCTTTTCTCTTTCAAAAGAGT from Megalobrama amblycephala isolate DHTTF-2021 linkage group LG7, ASM1881202v1, whole genome shotgun sequence harbors:
- the ube2f gene encoding NEDD8-conjugating enzyme UBE2F, whose product is MLTLASKLKREEGVRAGRTPAGSSDASHRVSIRDRLLIKEVAELEANLPSTCKVTFPDENKLHHFQLTISPDEGYYLGGKFQFEIEVPEAYNMVPPKVKCSTRIWHPNIAETGEICLSLLREHSIDGTGWAPTRTLKDVVWGLNSLFTDLLNFDDPLNIDAAEHHLRDKEDFRNKVQDFIKNYAR